One Zeugodacus cucurbitae isolate PBARC_wt_2022May chromosome 3, idZeuCucr1.2, whole genome shotgun sequence genomic region harbors:
- the LOC105210855 gene encoding putative gustatory receptor 28b isoform X4, whose translation MFGLRRFFGNLLCADGYYSAIQPLFSFTHLLGVTSYVMVTNKRGIKRLAFSQISDFVVISILICFIYCYVYIVRLEGTFVGLFINTDITKMGEKFTISALSFATVNLLITSNLQRRRLLWLFECYPKIDKKFVRIGIHLNYTKFFRNVICRIFFACAVISGVMVICTACWASMQIYPTWQLLFLTLYQIIYIYLTIILFDFQIISTRVRFRALKEVLKNLAHQWDNSIVKPMPKQRSLQCLDSFSMYTIVTNNPCEIIQESMEIHHMICDAASTANKYFTYQLLTIISIAFLIIVFDAYYVLETLLGKSAHESKFKTVEFVTFFSCQMILYLIAIISIVEGSNRAIKKSEKTGGIVHSLLNKAKNAELKEKLQQFSLQLLHLKIHFTAAGLFNIDRTLYFTISGALTTYLIILLQFTSNNEPEQQLTTMGPNGTTPLQNLVSNLTADA comes from the exons ATGTTTGGGTTGCGACGGTTTTTTGGAAATCTACTTTGTGCCGACGGTTATTACAGCGCCATACAACCGTTATTTTCCTTCACGCATCTACTCGGCGTTACATCGTATGTGATGGTTACCAACAAGCGTGGCATAAAGAGATTGGCATTCTCACAAATATCAGATTTTGTCGTGATTTCCattttgatttgcttcatttactgctatgtatatatagtacgtTTAGAGGGCACATTCGTCGGCCTCTTCATCAATACGGATATTACAAAAATGGGCGAAAAGTTTACAATTTCAGCACTCAGCTTTGCGACTGTGAACCTTTTAATAACGAGTAATCTGCAAAGACGTCGTCTACTCTGGCTTTTCGAATGTTATCCCAAAATTGATAAGAAATTTGTGCGAATCGGCATACATTTGAATTatacgaaattttttcgaaatgttATTTGCCGAATCTTTTTTGCGTGTGCCGTTATTTCGGGTGTTATGGTAATTTGTACAGCTTGTTGGGCTAGTATGCAAATTTATCCAACATGGCAGTTACTGTTCTTGACGTTatatcaaattatttatatatatttgacaattatattattcgattttcaaattatatCGACGAGAGTGAGATTCAGGGCATTGAAAGAG GTTTTAAAGAATCTCGCACATCAATGGGACAATAGTATTGTGAAACCGATGCCAAAGCAACGCTCACTACAATGTTTGGACTCATTCTCCATGTACACGATAGTCACAAATAACCCTTGTGAGATTATACAGGAATCTATGGAAATACATCACATGATCTGCGATGCCGCATCgacagcaaataaatatttcacttatcAGCTGTTAACCATCATTTCGATTGCATTTTTGATCATCGTTTTCGATGCCTATTATGTGCTCGAGACATTGCTGGGCAAATCGGCACATGAGAGCAAATTCAAGACTGTGGAATTCGTTACTTTCTTTTCGTGTCAAATGATTTTGTATCTCATTGCGATCATATCGATTGTGGAGGGCAGTAATCGGGCTATTAAGAAG AGCGAGAAAACCGGTGGCATTGTGCACTCGCTACTCAATAAGGCAAAAAATGCTGAATTGAAGGAGAAGCTGCAGCAGTTTTCTTTGCAATTGTTGCATTTGAAAATACATTTCACCGCCGCTGGACTCTTCAACATCGATCGTACGCTTTATTTTACG ATAAGTGGCGCGCTCACCACCTACTTAATCATTCTCCTACAATTCACATCGAATAATGAACCAGAACAACAGTTAACAACGATGGGCCCGAATGGCACAACGCCACTACAAAATCTCGTTTCAAATTTAACAGCTGATGCCTAA
- the LOC105210855 gene encoding putative gustatory receptor 28b isoform X3, producing the protein MLVVRRKFANLLSADDYYKSIQPLFFFTHLIGITSCVVVSNESGFKSLAFSQLSHFVVIFVLTSFAYCCAYIVYYKATFIGHFLNTDITNGGEKAIVLASGTTAVIILITNTLRRRRLLCAFEYFPKIDKSFERIGIHWNYSRVLRNVICRLIFTGFILVIMLIIYVGCWSRLNAYPSWQLIFITFFQLTGIYFTVLLFGFLMLSTRVRIKALHKVLKNLAHQWDNSIVKPMPKQRSLQCLDSFSMYTIVTNNPCEIIQESMEIHHMICDAASTANKYFTYQLLTIISIAFLIIVFDAYYVLETLLGKSAHESKFKTVEFVTFFSCQMILYLIAIISIVEGSNRAIKKSEKTGGIVHSLLNKAKNAELKEKLQQFSLQLLHLKIHFTAAGLFNIDRTLYFTISGALTTYLIILLQFTSNNEPEQQLTTMGPNGTTPLQNLVSNLTADA; encoded by the exons ATGCTTGTGGTGCGACGGAAATTTGCAAATCTTCTGAGTGCTGACGATTATTACAAGTCCATACAACCGTTATTCTTCTTCACGCATCTAATCGGCATTACATCGTGTGTGGTGGTTAGCAACGAGAGCGGCTTCAAATCATTGGCATTCTCACAACTTTcacattttgttgtaattttcgtTTTGACCAGTTTCGCTTACTGTTGTGCATATATAGTCTATTACAAGGCTACATTCATTGGGCACTTTCTCAATACGGATATTACAAATGGTGGCGAAAAGGCTATAGTTTTGGCGAGCGGTACCACGGCAGTGATCATTTTAATAACGAATACTCTACGCAGACGTCGGCTGCTGTGCGCTTTTGAGTATTTTCCGAAAATCGATAAGAGTTTTGAACGTATCGGCATACATTGGAATTATTCAAGAGTGTTGCGTAATGTGATTTGTCGGCTTATTTTTACGGGGTTTATTCTGGTGATTatgctgatcatttatgtagGTTGTTGGAGTCGTTTGAATGCTTATCCGTCGTGGCAGTTAATATTTATTACGTTTTTTCAACTGACTGGTATATATTTCACGGTTTTGCTATTCGGTTTTTTAATGCTATCGACGCGGGTGAGAATTAAGGCATTGCATAAG GTTTTAAAGAATCTCGCACATCAATGGGACAATAGTATTGTGAAACCGATGCCAAAGCAACGCTCACTACAATGTTTGGACTCATTCTCCATGTACACGATAGTCACAAATAACCCTTGTGAGATTATACAGGAATCTATGGAAATACATCACATGATCTGCGATGCCGCATCgacagcaaataaatatttcacttatcAGCTGTTAACCATCATTTCGATTGCATTTTTGATCATCGTTTTCGATGCCTATTATGTGCTCGAGACATTGCTGGGCAAATCGGCACATGAGAGCAAATTCAAGACTGTGGAATTCGTTACTTTCTTTTCGTGTCAAATGATTTTGTATCTCATTGCGATCATATCGATTGTGGAGGGCAGTAATCGGGCTATTAAGAAG AGCGAGAAAACCGGTGGCATTGTGCACTCGCTACTCAATAAGGCAAAAAATGCTGAATTGAAGGAGAAGCTGCAGCAGTTTTCTTTGCAATTGTTGCATTTGAAAATACATTTCACCGCCGCTGGACTCTTCAACATCGATCGTACGCTTTATTTTACG ATAAGTGGCGCGCTCACCACCTACTTAATCATTCTCCTACAATTCACATCGAATAATGAACCAGAACAACAGTTAACAACGATGGGCCCGAATGGCACAACGCCACTACAAAATCTCGTTTCAAATTTAACAGCTGATGCCTAA
- the LOC105210855 gene encoding putative gustatory receptor 28b isoform X2: protein MEKIANQSYNTTIELANSLQQPTAASRVQRLRQYFISQEVFATLQPLFLFTYIYGLTPFRIVKRRNGTSEIRASCFGFCNTAAYVILYGVCFLNSLLNAESVVGYFFRTNISIVGDTLQICNGIVTGIVIYTTALTQRCKMRRIIEVLNELDLNFANIGVRVKYSRIYRYALVLIVAKTLIIAIYCAGVYLLLRSVHVNPSICVCIAFVLQHSVLFLAICLFCFIARGFERRLVILNKVLKNLAHQWDNSIVKPMPKQRSLQCLDSFSMYTIVTNNPCEIIQESMEIHHMICDAASTANKYFTYQLLTIISIAFLIIVFDAYYVLETLLGKSAHESKFKTVEFVTFFSCQMILYLIAIISIVEGSNRAIKKSEKTGGIVHSLLNKAKNAELKEKLQQFSLQLLHLKIHFTAAGLFNIDRTLYFTISGALTTYLIILLQFTSNNEPEQQLTTMGPNGTTPLQNLVSNLTADA, encoded by the exons atggaaaaaattgccAATCAAAGTTACAACACCACAATCGAACTCGCCAACTCGCTGCAGCAGCCAACGGCCGCATCACGCGTACAACGCTTACGCCAATACTTCATTTCACAAGAAGTGTTCGCCACACTCCAGCCGCTCTTCCTGTTCACCTACATCTATGGGCTGACACCGTTTCGCATTGTGAAACGGCGCAACGGTACCAGCGAGATACGCGCTTCCTGCTTCGGCTTTTGCAACACGGCAGCCTATGTGATCCTTTATGGCGTTTGCTTCTTGAATTCACTGCTGAATGCCGAATCGGTTGTGGGTTATTTCTTTCGCACGAACATCTCCATTGTCGGTGATACGCTGCAGATCTGTAACGGTATTGTCACCGGAATTGTTATATATACTACGGCGTTGACGCAACGTTGCAAGATGCGTCGCATAATTGAGGTGTTGAACGAGTTGGATTTGAATTTTGCCAATATTGGTGTGCGTGTGAAATATTCGCGTATTTACCGTTATGCATTGGTACTGATCGTGGCGAAAACACTGATAATTGCGATCTATTGTGCCGGTGTTTATTTGCTCTTGCGTTCGGTACATGTGAATCCGTCGATTTGCGTCTGCATCGCGTTCGTTTTGCAACATTCGGTGTTGTTCTTGGCGATTTGCCTCTTCTGCTTTATAGCCCGTGGCTTTGAGCGACGTCTGGTTATACTCAATAAG GTTTTAAAGAATCTCGCACATCAATGGGACAATAGTATTGTGAAACCGATGCCAAAGCAACGCTCACTACAATGTTTGGACTCATTCTCCATGTACACGATAGTCACAAATAACCCTTGTGAGATTATACAGGAATCTATGGAAATACATCACATGATCTGCGATGCCGCATCgacagcaaataaatatttcacttatcAGCTGTTAACCATCATTTCGATTGCATTTTTGATCATCGTTTTCGATGCCTATTATGTGCTCGAGACATTGCTGGGCAAATCGGCACATGAGAGCAAATTCAAGACTGTGGAATTCGTTACTTTCTTTTCGTGTCAAATGATTTTGTATCTCATTGCGATCATATCGATTGTGGAGGGCAGTAATCGGGCTATTAAGAAG AGCGAGAAAACCGGTGGCATTGTGCACTCGCTACTCAATAAGGCAAAAAATGCTGAATTGAAGGAGAAGCTGCAGCAGTTTTCTTTGCAATTGTTGCATTTGAAAATACATTTCACCGCCGCTGGACTCTTCAACATCGATCGTACGCTTTATTTTACG ATAAGTGGCGCGCTCACCACCTACTTAATCATTCTCCTACAATTCACATCGAATAATGAACCAGAACAACAGTTAACAACGATGGGCCCGAATGGCACAACGCCACTACAAAATCTCGTTTCAAATTTAACAGCTGATGCCTAA
- the LOC105210855 gene encoding putative gustatory receptor 28b isoform X1, which produces MVTHKPAHYINQQHNSASRRVECAATWVKKSQQHANFWPVNAVQSTRMDGDANSIEAQEVRATRPQRVSGIRRFFQAQQFYESIQPLFVITFWHGLTPFFIKNDGAGNKKLKESIFGYINTFLHITIYVACYVLTLLNDFETVAGYFFHTGVSHFGDTLQIVSGLIGITIIYFTAMLPKHRLEHSLRTIQDIDLLLHSVGVKIIYTKVLHYCYFSILVVFAVDTLYSVGNFLLLKSAGLEPSTPLYIVFTLQHTVISIATAMYQGIVKMLEMRLVMLNKVLKNLAHQWDNSIVKPMPKQRSLQCLDSFSMYTIVTNNPCEIIQESMEIHHMICDAASTANKYFTYQLLTIISIAFLIIVFDAYYVLETLLGKSAHESKFKTVEFVTFFSCQMILYLIAIISIVEGSNRAIKKSEKTGGIVHSLLNKAKNAELKEKLQQFSLQLLHLKIHFTAAGLFNIDRTLYFTISGALTTYLIILLQFTSNNEPEQQLTTMGPNGTTPLQNLVSNLTADA; this is translated from the exons ATGGTCACACACAAACCAGCGCATTACATAAACCAACAACACAACTCTGCGTCTAGGCGTGTTGAGTGCGCCGCAACTTGGGTTAAAAAGTCACAACAACACGCCAACTTTTGGCCAGTTAATGCGGTGCAGTCAACGCGAATGGACGGAGACGCGAATAGTATAGAGGCACAGGAAGTGCGCGCCACACGACCACAACGCGTCAGCGGTATACGTCGGTTCTTTCAAGCGCAACAGTTCTACGAGAGCATACAACCGCTATTCGTGATCACTTTTTGGCACGGCCTCACGCCGTTCTTCATCAAAAACGATGGTGCCggcaataagaaattaaaagaatCGATTTTCGGTTATATCAATACATTTCTGCACATCACCATCTATGTGGCCTGCTATGTGTTGACGTTGTTGAATGATTTCGAAACGGTTGCGGGCTACTTCTTTCACACCGGTGTCTCACATTTCGGTGACACTTTGCAGATTGTGAGCGGTCTGATCGGTATTACGATTATATATTTTACCGCTATGCTACCAAAGCATCGGCTCGAGCATAGTTTGCGTACAATACAGGATATTGATCTGCTGTTGCATAGCGTTGGTGTTAAGATAATCTACACCAAAGTGTTGCATTACTGTTATTTCAGTATATTGGTGGTGTTTGCCGTGGACACATTGTATTCGGTTGGTAATTTTCTGCTCTTGAAATCGGCCGGTTTAGAGCCGTCAACGCCACTTTACATTGTCTTTACGTTGCAACACACCGTTATCTCGATCGCCACGGCGATGTATCAGGGAATTGTAAAAATGTTGGAAATGCGGCTGGTAATGTTGAATAAG GTTTTAAAGAATCTCGCACATCAATGGGACAATAGTATTGTGAAACCGATGCCAAAGCAACGCTCACTACAATGTTTGGACTCATTCTCCATGTACACGATAGTCACAAATAACCCTTGTGAGATTATACAGGAATCTATGGAAATACATCACATGATCTGCGATGCCGCATCgacagcaaataaatatttcacttatcAGCTGTTAACCATCATTTCGATTGCATTTTTGATCATCGTTTTCGATGCCTATTATGTGCTCGAGACATTGCTGGGCAAATCGGCACATGAGAGCAAATTCAAGACTGTGGAATTCGTTACTTTCTTTTCGTGTCAAATGATTTTGTATCTCATTGCGATCATATCGATTGTGGAGGGCAGTAATCGGGCTATTAAGAAG AGCGAGAAAACCGGTGGCATTGTGCACTCGCTACTCAATAAGGCAAAAAATGCTGAATTGAAGGAGAAGCTGCAGCAGTTTTCTTTGCAATTGTTGCATTTGAAAATACATTTCACCGCCGCTGGACTCTTCAACATCGATCGTACGCTTTATTTTACG ATAAGTGGCGCGCTCACCACCTACTTAATCATTCTCCTACAATTCACATCGAATAATGAACCAGAACAACAGTTAACAACGATGGGCCCGAATGGCACAACGCCACTACAAAATCTCGTTTCAAATTTAACAGCTGATGCCTAA
- the LOC105210855 gene encoding putative gustatory receptor 28b isoform X5: MRFWKELFSPNDAIGAAQTLIWFNFLLGLTPFRVQATTGSQERILHISQLGYLNTLLQVIFFMYCFIHSLAEQASIVGFFFKSEISQIGDTLQKFIGLLGMLTLFGISLSECRVVVSLCNTIAAVDRRFHNLGVAFNYQYIMKLTHLKMFLVITLNVSYMSSCFWMLFHNDIWPTFQAMITFFMPHVFLLSVVVLFSTFLFRLQQHFDLINKVLKNLAHQWDNSIVKPMPKQRSLQCLDSFSMYTIVTNNPCEIIQESMEIHHMICDAASTANKYFTYQLLTIISIAFLIIVFDAYYVLETLLGKSAHESKFKTVEFVTFFSCQMILYLIAIISIVEGSNRAIKKSEKTGGIVHSLLNKAKNAELKEKLQQFSLQLLHLKIHFTAAGLFNIDRTLYFTISGALTTYLIILLQFTSNNEPEQQLTTMGPNGTTPLQNLVSNLTADA; this comes from the exons ATGCGTTTCTGGAAAGAACTCTTCAGCCCGAATGATGCCATTGGCGCGGCACAAACACTGATTTGGTTCAATTTTCTGCTCGGCTTAACGCCATTTCGTGTACAAGCAACCACTGGCAGTCAGGAGCGTATACTGCACATCAGCCAGCTCGGCTATTTGAATACGCTGCTGCAAGTGATCTTCTTCATGTACTGTTTCATACATTCGCTGGCCGAGCAGGCATCCATTGTGGGCTTCTTCTTCAAATCGGAGATCTCACAAATCGGCGACACTTTGCAGAAATTCATCGGTCTGCTCGGCATGTTGACGCTGTTCGGCATCAGTTTGAGTGAATGTCGTGTGGTAGTTTCGTTGTGTAACACAATCGCCGCGGTGGATCGACGTTTTCACAATCTCGGTGTGGCCTTCAATTATCAGTATATTATGAAATTGACACATTTGAAAATGTTCTTGGTGATCACATTGAATGTTTCCTACATGTCCAGTTGCTTTTGGATGCTCTTTCACAATGATATTTGGCCGACATTTCAAGCGATGATTACGTTTTTTATGCCGCATGTTTTCTTATTAAGTGTTGTGGTGTTGTTCTCCACGTTTCTATTCCGTTTGCAGCAACACTTCGATTTGATTAACAAG GTTTTAAAGAATCTCGCACATCAATGGGACAATAGTATTGTGAAACCGATGCCAAAGCAACGCTCACTACAATGTTTGGACTCATTCTCCATGTACACGATAGTCACAAATAACCCTTGTGAGATTATACAGGAATCTATGGAAATACATCACATGATCTGCGATGCCGCATCgacagcaaataaatatttcacttatcAGCTGTTAACCATCATTTCGATTGCATTTTTGATCATCGTTTTCGATGCCTATTATGTGCTCGAGACATTGCTGGGCAAATCGGCACATGAGAGCAAATTCAAGACTGTGGAATTCGTTACTTTCTTTTCGTGTCAAATGATTTTGTATCTCATTGCGATCATATCGATTGTGGAGGGCAGTAATCGGGCTATTAAGAAG AGCGAGAAAACCGGTGGCATTGTGCACTCGCTACTCAATAAGGCAAAAAATGCTGAATTGAAGGAGAAGCTGCAGCAGTTTTCTTTGCAATTGTTGCATTTGAAAATACATTTCACCGCCGCTGGACTCTTCAACATCGATCGTACGCTTTATTTTACG ATAAGTGGCGCGCTCACCACCTACTTAATCATTCTCCTACAATTCACATCGAATAATGAACCAGAACAACAGTTAACAACGATGGGCCCGAATGGCACAACGCCACTACAAAATCTCGTTTCAAATTTAACAGCTGATGCCTAA
- the LOC128920353 gene encoding putative gustatory receptor 28a translates to MLLQYFSGMFDRFINGLRNLKRDFQNPTNLYASLRLIFLFAHFYGLTPYHIVRSSKTQKHILNASAFGYFSMAMRFLFLHVNIMYSILHNHTVIDYFFTTEISHFTDSMQKFNGIFGNLMAICFCFVQRKRLCTLVKRMHTTEERFSNVGVSFMQKYVAKRTNRFALGLFALTIGYFQLSMFGILARNNIYTSLPAAVAFYAPHLLVCGVVQLFYAIIYKLTQYLRALNKVEYLCENRLRIASAI, encoded by the coding sequence ATGCTTTTACAATACTTTTCGGGAATGTTTGACCGTTTCATAAACGGTTTGCGAAACTTAAAGCGAGACTTTCAAAATCCTACAAATCTTTACGCGAGTTTACGTCTGATTTTCCTATTCGCACACTTCTACGGTCTAACGCCATATCACATTGTCAGATCGTCGAAGactcaaaaacatattttaaacgcCTCGGCATTCGGTTACTTCAGCATGGCTATGCGTTTTCTCTTTCTACACGTCAATATAATGTATAGCATTCTGCACAATCACACGGTCATCGATTATTTCTTCACAACCGAAATTTCGCATTTCACGGACTCAATGCAAAAATTCAATGGCATCTTCGGCAATTTGATGGCGATATGCTTTTGCTTCGTGCAACGCAAGCGACTGTGTACGCTTGTTAAGCGTATGCATACAACCGAGGAGCGTTTCTCGAATGTGGGCGTGTCGTTTATGCAGAAATACGTGGCAAAGCGTACAAATCGCTTTGCTTTGGGTTTATTCGCCTTAACTATTGGTTATTTTCAATTGAGCATGTTCGGTATATTGGCacgaaataatatatatacatcacTACCGGCAGCTGTGGCATTCTATGCACCGCATTTGCTCGTTTGTGGCGTGGTACAACTGTTTTATGCCATTATTTACAAGTTGACGCAATATTTACGTGCCCTGAATAAAGTTGAGTATTTGTGTGAAAACAGGTTGAGAATTGCAAGTGCTATTTAA
- the LOC105210896 gene encoding putative gustatory receptor 28a: MAFQFLNRLTQSDSILQSLRPLAYISLIGLAPFRLSVSKEVRTSNFSLAAGILHFLFYVLCFFLSLHEGDSIISYFFQTSITRLGDATLSLSGIIAMLMIFSVIFFKRNLLLTIIQNCLVVDDIFLRLGLKLDYRKILMYSFVTSLGLLLFNFVYLLVSYMLLRSAEILPSFVVFTTFALPHLNISIMVFKFLCTTHLTRTRFRMMNEVLQDILDSCIEERDAIELSPMHSVIQIHNFNNIPRRHAPSVIQPRATPRPRYSVTSLVRRNPEAALKQVSNVHNLLCDICCTIEDYFNYPMLAIIAISFLFILFDDFYILEAVIMPSRVDKIEADEFFAFFITQMLWYVVIILLIVEGSSKTIRESNKTAAIVHKILNISDESAVHDRLLRLSLQLQHRRVVFTAAGLFNLDRTLIFTICGAATCYLIILIQFRYNPAHWDRLNSSSGSALASG, encoded by the exons AtggcatttcaatttttaaatcgtTTAACACAATCGGATAGCATTTTACAATCCCTGCGACCGTTGGCATATATATCACTCATTGGTTTGGCACCATTTCGCTTGAGTGTTAGTAAGGAAGTGCGCACTTCTAATTTCTCACTTGCTGCTGGCATTTTGCACTTCCTCTTCTATGTTTTGTGCTTTTTTCTTTCGCTACACGAAGGAGACTCCATCATTAGCTACTTCTTTCAGACTAGCATAACACGTTTGGGCGATGCAACACTCTCTTTAAGTGGGATAATAGCAATGCTTATGATTTTTAGTGTCATTTTCTTTAAG CGCAATTTGCTGCTCACAATCATACAAAACTGTTTAGTGGTGGATGATATATTTTTGCGTCTGGGACTGAAGCTTGATTATCGTAAAATACTGATGTATTCATTTGTCACTTCGCTGGGACTATTGCTGTTCAATTTCGTTTATCTATTGGTCAGCTATATGCTATTGCGCTCTGCTGAGATTTTGCCATCATTTGTAGTTTTCACAACATTCGCTTTGCCACatttaaatataagtattatggttttcaaatttctttgcaCCACACATCTGACACGTACGCGTTTTAGAATGATGAATGAG GTACTACAGGATATACTGGACTCTTGTATTGAGGAGCGCGATGCAATTGAGCTCTCCCCCATGCACTCCGTAAtacaaatacacaattttaacaatatacCACGACGTCATGCGCCATCGGTTATTCAACCAAGAGCAACGCCACGTCCACGCTACAGCGTCACTTCGCTCGTACGTAGAAATCCTGAAGCAGCGCTGAAACAAGTCAGCAATGTGCATAATCTACTTTGTGACATATGTTGCACAATCGAGGATTACTTTAATTATCCAATGCTAGCTATTATTGCTATTTCATTTCTCTTTATACTATTTGATGATTTTTACATTTTGGAAGCGGTCATTATGCCAAGCCGCGTGGATAAAATCGAAGCCGATGAGTTCTTCGCCTTTTTCATTACGCAAATgttgtggtatgtggtgataaTCTTGTTAATCGTCGAAGGTAGCAGCAAAACCATAAGAGAAAGTAATAAAACTGCAGCTATTGtgcataaaatactaaatatatcTGATGAATCGGCAGTGCATGATCGGCTGTTGCGTCTGTCGTTGCAGTTACAACATCGACGTGTTGTGTTTACAGCCGCTGGACTCTTTAATTTGGATCGTACATTGATATTTACG ATTTGTGGTGCTGCTACTTGCTACCTCATAATTCTAATACAATTTCGCTATAATCCAGCGCATTGGGATCGTTTGAACTCGTCATCAGGTTCAGCTTTAGCTTCAGGATAA